From Sphaeramia orbicularis chromosome 21, fSphaOr1.1, whole genome shotgun sequence:
GAGGACGGGAGCTCGGACGAGGCAGAGGTGCATgatgggaaggaggaggagaaagtggAGGGAGGTGCGGTCAATCCTACAGATGTTCAGCAAACCCAACCTGAGGAGGCGTCGCCTACAGACGCCAGCGAACAACCAGCTGTTTCCTCTGAGACGGAAGAACATGGCGGTCCAACAGACTGTGAAGGCAAGTCCTCCGACGACCAAAACACAGCTTTAGATAATTAATAAGACCAAGGACAAGGGTGAGACACCAGCAGGGAGGAGATCTGAGGAACATAGGAACATTAGACCAGGTCCAGGAGCAGAaaaccaacactgagcctgtttacatgaccattagACAGTAATCAGATCATTGGAATGTTCAGATCTGATGCTTtacatgcacttttttttttgatgttttagtgatttattccaaacatgcaatgaaatttaacatatatgcacttgcaaaacatacataatacaaatatcaagaatcagaACAATCGTAGTCAGAAACACTTCAGACacaccctggtttagacgctccagtccattatcggatttctctGAGTTCGTGCAAACTTAGGGATGTAGAACCAAACTTCCTATTATCATCTTCTGATcatgtttgactacgtaacttccgtTCACTACGAttgtaattgtttttacacatgttcagatgtaaaagaactaaataaatcagattaacctgtgtacatgcagcaagacatgggagtattaggacaaatccaggtgtgttaatctgattcctaataatcagattactgctgttatctgataaagcagaTCAGAttgtactgtttacatgatcactaataatctgataactccagaattcagataatgatcagagtattaatgtgaatgtaaacaggctcagtgtagCAACACGATTAACTATTGTTTAATTCCGTTAAAACGCCCACAAATCCAGAAACAGCTGTGGATTCCATCTGCTGACTGTGCTCCATTTACATCCAGTCTGCTCCCTTTAAGGACGTTATCTAAATCATTTTGCACTAATGACGTGTTGGTGGAGATACGTCTTTAAACCTTTGTCCTAACATCAGTTTCCAGTGTTTCAGGTTAACGTCAACATGTAAACACAGTTTGGTTCATGATGAAAACTGTAGAAAATGCAAAGACCCTCAAAGTGCATGAGCTCTCCACAATCACAAACCAACTTTCATgaattggatttatttttttttgttactctagagcagtggtgtcaaacatgcggcccgtgggccaaaagcggccctccaaagggtccaatctggcccatggcatgaatttacaaagtggaaAAATTCCACAGAAGACACTGACACTCAAAGGTGTCACTGAGTCTGGACAAGACAAGGTGTTTGATCATACAGTTAAATTCTATGTATATTTAAATTCCAGATGCTTGTTATGTCACCAAAATCGAGTTacggggatataatggttttaccctgacTGCCACTGGATCTCCTTGGTGTGAACGTGATAACTCAaatagatttggttggatttcttctcccttgataaccagcATAGTGGATCTCtaagtggaagaaccctatggatttcagcttctctatgagtattataagtcatccacatgggggcgctttagttgagaatcagttttttggacataaatcaagcagtaATAGGCCGATTGAGCTAAAATtaggttcatattgattgtcttacaaatgtccattttctgttcATACAgggtcattttcattcaaaaggtggagttttgtgggaaacaTTGGTTctgtgaccattattctgccactatcaggtccatggagctcaaattgagttcatatcgactGTCTACCAATTCTCATGGATAGATTTaaatatagcagaggattgggggggatttcagggatatacccttACTGTAGGCCCCAGACAGTGTAAGCctcattattaaatgtttagtgtatttgtagatccactgtgatctgtaagtgataatgcacatgtggaaatgataaactgacattatattgttaaaatgtatttttctttagaaatttcaggttgatcatTAACATTTTAAGGATactttgaaaatgtaaacattttcatgctaacatttcactaaaacaaacattatgtgtaggttattatgttaatattttactggtcggacccacttgaggtcaaatgtGGCTGAACTATGAGTtgaacacccctgctgtagagtttTGCGTCTATGATACATGCTAGTGAAACGTCTACGCTGGTTTTAGTCTTTCCACTGGATTCATCATCAGTGTTTGTTAAATCTTCTGTAAAATGCCCAGTAGTGTGTTCTTTGTTGGTACACAGTTCCCGACTAGTATAAAGTGTTTGATTGCGTTTATTGCAGTATTGTCAATTCGCTTCAGTCTGTAGGCCAAACAAAGTTAGAACAGTCTCTTCAACATGTACACACGTAAACAGTAGTGACTTTACACATGGACTTTATACCTCGTTCTCAAAGTCAACGACTTCTTCACGTCCACAGAAAACGTCACAAACCTTCATCTGTTTAATGTGTGGGACAGATTTGGTTCAGTTATCGACAAAcatgaaaacaattaaatatttAAACCCACTTGTGTACTAATAAATATGTGGTGATGCATCACTTGGTTTGGAATGTAACCCGTCTGTACAGCGTTCATTAAAGGCCTTCCAGACCAATCTGCTCCCAGTCCCACAACACGGTTTATCCCAGTCTTTGAATGAAGCTCCTTCTGAAgcaagaaaacacattttgtacaGTTGGTAAAGTTTGAGTTCACTGAAGAAACTAGCTTTTATATCGACGGAGGCGGCAAATCAAACATGGAATGCATGTGTGGAACTACAAGCCGGCTTTGTCAAAGTATTTCACTGAATTTATTAGTGAAAATACTGGAGAGTTTTCTCCCAGTGGCTAAGTTTGGTCTTTTATTTCCAGTTAATTCTGTGTCATTGTGCCTGGAGTCTAGTAGAAGTCAGCAGGTCTGTGGAACTAGTATTTACTAAAGGCCCAGATGGTCGTACCGTACAGTCTGTAGAAGCCCCTGTGTTAAACATAAGGCCTGCAGACCAAAACTGgaccaccaaaaggtccaatctggaccCTGGGACGAATTTATGagatataaaaattacactgaaaatgttaacaatcaaagatgtaaaaatcattttagttcaggttccacacacagaccagtatgatctaaagtggatcaaagcagtaaaataatcataataacctataaataatgacaactatgaatgtattttctttgttttagcctaaaaataaaaagtaaaattacacacatatgtctacatttacaaactattctgtcacaaaaaaggaaaaacatgaacaacctgaaatatctttagAAAACATtgtaattttaatgatattctgcctgttattaaatgtatttgtagatccactgggatctgtaagttgtaacatacatgtggaaacgataaaatgaggcagaatattgttatattGTAATATTggtggaggtattgtgatcactttgctttgtgtgtttgttttttagcaagataactcaaaaagttatggacggatttggaagaaaatgtcaggaaatgctgatactggcacaaggaacaaatgattacattttggtggtgatcgtggggggggggggggggggggggggctgatctgccttggtggaggtgtgcgctctccgagtgcttttcttgttaaaattgcactcatttttcttcagaaatttcaggttgtttgtgattGTTGATGTTCACATTAttttagaggatagtttgtaaatataaatattttcataatgtaattttactgttttcaagtTTCAGTTTTGGAGTTTATAaaggagttgtcattctttataagttcttctgttcttattttactgatccggcccatttgagatcatattggtctgaatgtggaacctgaacatccCTGGATTAGAGGGACATTTGTGAGTTTACGCTTCAGTAAATAAAACACCAGTCATGTCCATACATTACCAGCGTTTTTGTGGCTTTTAGTCTGAAATAGTGAGAATAAATGTCCTGATTCTGCTGCTGCTTGTAAATATTCTGCACTAGATGGTCCGTAACATtacttttcctgtgtttttgtgctTCACACTGCTCTGTTCCCATTTCCTGGGAATAAGTTAAACACATGCAAAGTCACTGGAGTTTTGGTTCCATCACAAACGTCAGAATCTGCTTCCCTCGCTGTTGGTTTTATTGGTCGCGACGCACCGAGTCATACATGAAACATATGATGGCGCTCCTCCTTTTAAGAGTTTAACGGTGATAAAAATTAAGCAAAAGGGGAAAAAGGTCGAACCCGCTGGCCGTCGTGTCTGCGTCTTCACCGCTCCAGTCTACTCATCAGAGACTCCGTGGCGGCCTGGAAAGAAGCCTCGAACTCCTGGTCTGAGAATCGCTCGACGGAGCGGCGGGCATTGCGGCGGATCTCCAGCCGCGCCGCCGGAGAGAGCGCCAGGATGGTTTCCATGGCGGTGGCGTAGCTGTCCTCGCTGTCGGCCAGGAATCCCGTCTGTCCGCCTTCGTAGGGAACCACGATGTCAAGTTTCGGGCCGCCGGATTTATGGGCGAGGACGATTGTTCCTGCGGCCATGCACTCGACCACACCTGGAGGAACACGAAGGGTTAATACTGGAAAACACACCTGATGGAGAACACGGATCAGCGGGTTTCACTGGGTTTGGATCGACTGTGGACTCAGGCTCATCCCAAATAAAGTTCTCCAGGTTAGTGGGATTTATTTTACATGTACTGTACAGATGAGCATTAAATgcatcatacactatatggacaaaagtatgtggacacattgaatttaggtgtttcttttctaacagggatctgggatacaaaacaataatgactaatgtcagaatatagttttatattgggataaatatcattgcattggttagtttggtttgaattgttatctttgcttccaaagtgcctcagagatggtttggacttcatttgtctacctctaaatttccaaaatatttttcctgctctgactgtaaatacaaatcttctgccacaactaaccgtctactttcttcacatctcactgaggaagatgatgtgtcccaatatttatgtccatatagtttataaacatcaatatttccttaaagtttaatggtagatttttcttcctcagtgagatgtaatGAAAGTAGACAGTCGTTAGTAGtagttagctgtggtagaaaattattatttacagttgaagcaggaaaatattttagaaatttagaggttaaacatttaaaatcagtcatgcataaaaaataaaataaaatcaatgctgagataacaatttaaaccaaactaaccaatacaatgacatttatcccaatataaacctgtattctgacatgagtcattattgttttgtatcccagacccctgttcatAATCAAACACCATACATGTATCCTGGTGCTTTTGTCCGTACAGTGGATTAATTACTTTCGTCTGTTCGTGTTTCTTACCGATGCCGAAGTGTTCGTTCCACATGGTGTGCAGACCGATGGTGGCGTCCACTAACTCCCTCTTCAGCTCCTCAAAGGGAACGTTGAGCTTAAAGTCGACTCGATCGGCCACGCCCAGCTCCTGGCACAGCCCCCGCAGCATCAGGACCCGGTCCTCATCCTCCTGGTTCCTGCAGCCGCCAATCAGGACCAGCCGCAGCGACTCCCGCCCACCGGGCCCCTCCCCCTTCCTGTCCAACAGAGTGCGGAAGGCCTTGATCTGCAGCCGGTGGTCCTTCTCAGGCCGGAACTGACCCACCGACACAATGGAGTAACACTTCCTGTCcacgccccctcctcctcctcctcgttcttcctctcctccccccAGCTCTTGTCCCACCTCCTCCCAGCCCTCGTCTAcatcttcctcatcttcctcttccagCGGGACGTCCAGGAAGGCCCTGACATCGCAGGGCGGGTAGACCACGCTGGTCCGGTTCGGCGAGCGCCACAGGGCCAGGATGTGACCCAGAGTCCACGTGGAGTTGACCATGATGACATCACTGCAGGATCCAGCCAACCCGTAGAGCAGCGCGAAGCAGCAGTAGTACATCACCTTCACCGCGCTGAGGACCGGGTTTCTGGAGATGAAGTCAGCGTTGTTGAACCTGCAGAAGAACACAACGCCACATCATTCCTTCAGTACGTACGAAGCGCACAGCCTGTATGAGTGTCTTTAAACATGATGAGAACAGTAAACTCGTCAAACACCAACCGTCACCTTGTTCTTCGTTAGCCTCAGAGCATAACTgactaagtcatatttttggtcaaatatgaCTTAGTTAATTATGCTCTGAGGCTAATGTCTTCTGTACATGTACTAAACACAGTCTGATGGTCCAGACCGGTCCTGTTCATACTGACACCTCAGGCAGATTTAGAGTGGTGGCGCCCCCTCCTGGCTAACACCAGCATGTGATCACAGCATTtctaacaataaaaatacaatatttctTAATATGAGGAACagcaataataatttttaaaaaatgtattatttctcAAACATCGTTCACTGGATTAGAATAAAATTTCTAATTATCACCAAAGAAACTGACAGTatattttaacatgtatttatGCTATAAACATTAAAGAATTATTGATTACCTAATCAAAGAATCTTTCATTTTaaatctgtatctgtacttgttttgttttcacttctgaaAAAAGCTAGATTCTGTTCAGTATTAATATAGTCGGACCATATTTAGATGTTTCatgctaaataataaataactggcAGCTGCAGATCTCACTAAACTTAGCTTTGGAGCTGATAAACTCACTCTGACTACATTCAGCAAGTGTCTATATTCATAGCACATACAGGATGACTGTTTAATTCTTCTGTATAAACATATAATTTAACGACATTTtaacaagatttatttatttctaattatATTGATATTTGTCTAgtgcatattgtacaaattgctgttctaattgtgtttaatagttttttaatatgtatattggGCATATTCAGAGCTATGTTTctttgcaaatatttatttttgttgtattgatcatttctttcctgctactttttttattatacttgaatggagttgctgtaacaaatgaaaatttccctctgggattaataaaggattGTGATTCTGATATAGtgtattaaaaaaatttaagataTTATAGTTTTCACACTTGCCACTTGCTGTAATTACATTAGTGTTTTTAGTGCTTTTATGTTATATGTTGATATTTGCATTTGTGTGTAAATCTACTGATCTGCTTCATTGTATTTAATACATCTGTAGATTATTGCTGGTAATGGCTCAGTTTGCTGCTTATTATCATCAATTATTAAAGACTTAGAATGCCAAACTTAAATAAAAGCTTTGAGGTATTTAAGAAaaatcatgataataaataagacTTCAGTCACTCTTATATTAAGGCCCAAATGGATACGTCTGGTTCCAGTTCAGTAGGTCCTATAATAAGGTTCTAACAGACAGGTGCTGTGGGTCCAGTCTTATCTGGGTCTGGTCTTACCTGAGGTTCCTCTCTCGGACCACAGACAGCATGTCGGTGCTGACGGTGGGATAGTGGACGTAACTGGCCACCTTACATCCTCCCAGGTAGCGGAAGATTGGCAGGGTGAAGGCGTAACCCATCGAGTCCACGTACAGGTCTGGAACAAAGGAGGTCAGCGCCTCCCAGccttaaaaacatacacatacacagtgtCAGTGTCAGAACGGTGACATTTAAACACCACACACTCATTCACACAATCACCAGATtttggaaaatggaaaaaaaatgctgAGATTAGACAAATACATTTTCATACATCTTGTCACTTTAGTGATgacactttgttttatttattttctctaacACCTGTTGCTTATAGTCATATTGTATGTTTacagttatattatatttttctacTGTGTTCCTTGTGGCACCGTTTTCTGTATGTGATGAATATAAGACAAACCTGacaaataaagctgactttgaaaTAAACAGAAATCACCTGCTTTCAAAACATAAATACTAACACTATGTTCACACTGTAGGTAAAAGTgacccaaatctgacttttttttttttttttacccatatgtgacccatatctgaacagcacaaatccattttttccccAAATCAGAACCAGGTCACTTTCACATATGGTCCTAAATTGgacacatacactatatggacaaaagtatgtggacacactgaatccaggtatttcttttctaacaggggtctgggatacaaaacaatgattaatgtcagaatatagttttatattgggataaatatcattgcattggttagtttggtttaaattgttatctttgcttccaaaatcctTCAGAGATGGTTCTGTCTTAATTTCTCTCAAGactgattattattgttatttttttttttatccatgaccaattttaaatgttctacctctaaatttctgaaatattttccctgctctgactgtaaataataattttctaccacaactaaccatctactttcttcacatctcactgaagaaaaaaaatctaccattaaactggaaatactgatgtttatgtgtcaatgtgtcccaatacttttgtacaTATAGTGGATCTGATCATTTTGCATTGTGACTGTAGTCTGAATGGCCAGggcgcatttatccaacctttacatcattgaaatgcgacaaatgtcacaattctgcgtcccaggaagaGGAgtgagaaactttatcagtgctacacacacacactgagacgagacgcctccatatttccttccgtaaacacagtgcgtgtctgcgtggtcacgtattacatcaggatctCTTTTGCACaagcaggtcacttcagggtcgcattcagttcatactcaaaactgatagaagttgcattcaATGTGTAATATTAACGAGCAcgcaaaaaaatccgatttcaccaaaaaatcctaattatgcatgaagacctgctgtgtgaacgtagtgtCAGTCGCCCCAAATTAAACCAAACGGTCATGAGAAAGGCATCCATCAGACTGTCCAAACCTCACCGAGGAACATGGATCCAGCGCTCTGTCCGAGGAGGGTGAAGTGAGGGTATGAACTGGCCTCCACCAGAACCCGGTGACGCAGGAAGATGAAGGTGACGGGTCGAGGCAGCGTGATGTTGAAACGCCGGCGGGCTCCATCCAGGATCTGTTCACCGGTCACTCCCTGGTCGCCCGTGTAGACCACGAAGGACACGTCCGGGTACCTGGGATCAGGACATTTCATGTTTTAATTCACCTCCAGTTCTTGACTAAAGTTTTTCATCCACTGAACTCAGTGAATTCCTGTCATTTGTTAAAGGAGTTACAGTTTAATGTAAATGTGAAAACTTTTAAAGGCTTTTAGATATTTAATTGTGAGTTGTAAAATGGCTTCATACATCGAGTTGTTCTTTAAAATCTGCAATAAATGTTCCTGTgtgtttaaaccagggctgtcaaactcattctggttcaggttccacattcagaatatTTGAAAAtgggccgaaccaataaaataataacataataaccgataaataatgacaactccaagtttttctctttgttttagtgcaaaaaacaaaaaacattagatcattaaaatatttacatttacaaactatccaaataaaaaagatgtgaataacctgaaaaactgaaatttctaaagaaaaataagtacaattttaacaatattttgcctcaactttatcatttatacatgtgcattagggattggatctacaaagacacaaaatatttagtaaaaggcagaatattattaaaattgttcttaattttcttaagacatttcagttcatttacattttattgttaaacgatagtttgtaaatgtaaatattttcatgatttaatgttttgggtttttttttttccactaaaatcagtaaaatttggagttgtcattacttattggtataatgtaatatttttttcacattaaaccaagatggaaatttggactcattacttacaggttattctgttattattttacttgagatcatgttggtctgtatgtggaacctgaactaaaacaagtttagCATCTTGACTgctaatatcttcaatgtaatatTTGTGCTCAtcccaaattcatcctgtgggtcagattggagcctttggtgggctggttttggctcatGGGCCGTGTGTTTTACAACCCCGGTTTAAACTGTAGATGCAGAGATGACGATACAACCAGTAAATCTAGAATCACAGTAACTTTGGACCATATGCTCTAATTTTGCtcatttgttttgcatttatgtctaagttttgtttttttttttaatctgttttagtatatttttattcttatttttactattttatcaCACAATATATTTGACTTGTATCTTTGTCCAGCACTTTGGGCAGGTTGTGTTGTTTTaaaagtgcaaataaataaacttgactttGATTTGAAATCTTTGAAGAATAACCAGCAAATCCAGTCACCATACTACATTAATGTActaactgtcttttttttattccaattATGATAATACAACTCCTAATACATGACTCTTACAAAAAGCTTGACCCAGACACGCATAACGATGATGGCCATTTACTGACATAGAATGGAGAAACATAAAATGATCTATATTTCTGTTGGGTTTTGTTAATATAGACTGAACATGGAGTGGATGAAATCATCTAAATATAGAAAGTCCACTGCTGAAATATTGGACCAGTGTACAAAAGAGTAAAGCATGTAATAGTTTAGTCACAATTGAAAAATAAAGTGGGATGATGTGATACAACTTCAACATGTATATTCAAATAAACCACTGTGACGTTAGTTTAGTGAGAATAT
This genomic window contains:
- the LOC115412933 gene encoding GDP-Man:Man(3)GlcNAc(2)-PP-Dol alpha-1,2-mannosyltransferase-like, encoding MAGHEHHHHHHLSLCFCDLMRLLWSLVVPCVYLSLLLTLLLLLLLLGLRMWLQGQRKARRTQDGGPAVAFFHPYCNAGGGGERVLWCSLRTLMRRYPDVSFVVYTGDQGVTGEQILDGARRRFNITLPRPVTFIFLRHRVLVEASSYPHFTLLGQSAGSMFLGWEALTSFVPDLYVDSMGYAFTLPIFRYLGGCKVASYVHYPTVSTDMLSVVRERNLRFNNADFISRNPVLSAVKVMYYCCFALLYGLAGSCSDVIMVNSTWTLGHILALWRSPNRTSVVYPPCDVRAFLDVPLEEEDEEDVDEGWEEVGQELGGGEEERGGGGGGVDRKCYSIVSVGQFRPEKDHRLQIKAFRTLLDRKGEGPGGRESLRLVLIGGCRNQEDEDRVLMLRGLCQELGVADRVDFKLNVPFEELKRELVDATIGLHTMWNEHFGIGVVECMAAGTIVLAHKSGGPKLDIVVPYEGGQTGFLADSEDSYATAMETILALSPAARLEIRRNARRSVERFSDQEFEASFQAATESLMSRLER